In the genome of Treponema pedis, one region contains:
- a CDS encoding glycosyltransferase — protein sequence MQFAAADKDVLYRAINWADFVHFIMPFWLSIEGVKIAKELKKPHTAAFHVQPQNITYSIGCGRAKWPNEILYSVMKNYFYKYFRHIHCPSQFIANQLKQHKYDAKLHIISNGVDNNFTYIKNKKPDELKEKIVILMIGRLSKEKRQDVLINAVYKSKCTNKIQLIFAGNGPLKNKYKKLSKNLKYAPIFGFYSQKELIHVISYSDLYVHTADVEIEAISCIEAFSCGLVPIIANSVQSATSQFALDERSLFTSGNYIELSKKIDYWLDNPNELFKQGCAYAEYGKKFMHSVCVQKMLLMFKEEMEDFKALDLD from the coding sequence ATGCAATTTGCCGCTGCCGATAAAGATGTTTTATATAGAGCAATAAACTGGGCAGACTTTGTTCATTTTATTATGCCTTTTTGGCTTTCCATAGAAGGCGTAAAAATTGCAAAAGAGTTAAAAAAGCCTCATACGGCAGCCTTTCATGTACAGCCTCAAAATATTACTTATTCTATAGGCTGCGGCAGGGCAAAATGGCCTAACGAAATACTATATTCAGTAATGAAAAATTATTTTTATAAATATTTTAGGCATATTCATTGCCCAAGCCAATTTATCGCAAATCAACTTAAACAACATAAATACGATGCAAAGCTACATATCATTTCAAACGGAGTAGACAATAATTTTACTTATATTAAAAATAAAAAACCTGATGAGTTAAAAGAAAAGATAGTTATTTTAATGATAGGAAGGCTTTCAAAGGAAAAACGGCAAGATGTTTTAATAAACGCCGTATATAAATCAAAATGTACGAATAAAATTCAACTGATTTTTGCAGGTAATGGGCCTTTAAAAAATAAATATAAAAAACTAAGTAAAAATTTAAAATATGCTCCTATTTTCGGTTTTTACAGTCAAAAAGAATTGATACATGTAATTTCGTATTCAGATTTATATGTACATACAGCCGATGTTGAAATAGAAGCTATTTCGTGTATTGAAGCTTTTTCTTGCGGACTTGTTCCGATTATTGCAAATTCAGTGCAATCGGCAACATCTCAATTTGCCCTTGATGAGAGAAGTCTTTTTACGTCAGGGAATTATATTGAGCTTTCAAAAAAAATAGATTATTGGCTTGATAATCCTAATGAGCTATTTAAACAAGGCTGTGCTTATGCGGAATACGGCAAAAAATTTATGCATTCAGTATGCGTACAAAAAATGCTTTTAATGTTTAAAGAAGAAATGGAAGATTTTAAGGCTTTAGATTTGGATTAA
- the lepB gene encoding signal peptidase I, with protein sequence MGARYRDYSYTAKLEHRRKVLFICFIFIFIFSVYTVITSFLIRPYRIQSDSMKPEIALNDIVLTTPIYNPFSTAKRGSLVVITPSFNDKRSFFQKTADGIISFFTFQLFKPFEMRQRQGQSASIRRIIGMPGDTIYMENFILHIKTAEAEHFLTEFELTETDYNLEISKLPLNWNAALPFSGSYPKITLKENEYFVLCDNRLISDDSRMWGPLDGKLRIYGSLLLKYWPLKKIKLYKGQ encoded by the coding sequence ATGGGTGCAAGATATAGAGATTATTCTTATACGGCAAAACTGGAACACCGCAGAAAGGTTTTATTTATATGTTTTATATTTATCTTTATTTTTTCGGTGTATACGGTAATAACATCTTTTTTAATCAGACCATATAGAATTCAATCGGATTCTATGAAACCTGAAATTGCTTTAAACGATATTGTTTTGACAACCCCTATTTATAATCCGTTTTCGACGGCGAAAAGAGGCAGTCTCGTTGTAATAACGCCTTCTTTTAACGATAAACGCTCATTTTTTCAAAAAACGGCGGACGGCATTATAAGTTTTTTTACCTTTCAACTGTTTAAACCCTTTGAAATGCGGCAAAGACAAGGTCAGTCAGCTTCAATCAGACGAATTATAGGAATGCCCGGAGATACAATTTATATGGAAAATTTCATTTTACATATAAAAACGGCGGAAGCGGAACATTTTTTAACCGAATTTGAATTAACCGAAACGGATTACAATTTGGAAATAAGCAAACTTCCTTTAAACTGGAATGCAGCTTTACCTTTTTCAGGCAGTTATCCTAAAATAACGTTAAAAGAAAACGAATATTTTGTTTTATGCGATAACAGACTTATTTCGGACGATTCCCGTATGTGGGGACCGCTTGACGGAAAATTGCGTATTTATGGAAGTCTTCTTTTAAAATATTGGCCCTTAAAAAAAATTAAGCTCTATAAAGGGCAATAA
- the hemW gene encoding radical SAM family heme chaperone HemW, with protein MNKEAGLYIHIPFCTQKCSYCDFFSVGAGRFNEILIGKNGSVFAKRLINDLDFVKEKYGIKEFKSVYVGGGTPSLLSPEDFYFIFSNILKRQKEPPSEFTVEINPEDLTMEHLKAAFLSGVNRISLGIQSFSDEVLQGVKRRGSKETTLFALDLIKKFNKTSLSCDLIAGLKNQTYEILSNDLKTLLKFAPEHISLYSLCTDKTLPLEEEDNIANLWKYGKEFLENNAYIRYEVSNFSYKNSYKSIHNEKYWKLQNYLGIGPGAFGSVFFDYSPQNPAYAIRFSACKNINKWLYEKERSSVYDYEKINRTECMEEFIMMGLRLIDGIEFKNFFTRFGLDIRDVIGNTIEKWKASDNLVLTDSGIRLTEEGLNFLNKFLLDAFEEINKRFL; from the coding sequence GTGAATAAAGAAGCCGGTTTATATATTCATATTCCGTTTTGCACGCAAAAATGTTCTTATTGTGATTTTTTTTCGGTAGGGGCGGGGCGGTTTAACGAAATTCTTATAGGTAAAAACGGAAGCGTTTTTGCAAAGCGTCTTATAAATGATTTGGATTTTGTAAAAGAAAAATACGGTATAAAAGAATTTAAAAGCGTTTATGTAGGGGGAGGAACACCATCTCTTCTTTCGCCTGAAGATTTTTATTTTATATTTTCAAACATTTTAAAGCGGCAAAAAGAACCTCCGTCGGAATTTACCGTAGAAATAAATCCCGAAGACCTTACAATGGAGCATTTAAAAGCAGCTTTTTTATCCGGGGTAAATAGAATTTCTTTAGGTATTCAAAGTTTTTCCGATGAAGTTTTACAAGGTGTAAAAAGGCGCGGCTCAAAAGAAACAACTCTTTTTGCCCTTGACTTAATTAAAAAATTTAATAAAACAAGCCTTTCTTGCGACTTAATTGCAGGGTTAAAAAACCAAACTTACGAAATTTTAAGTAACGATTTAAAAACTCTTTTAAAGTTTGCTCCAGAGCATATTTCTCTTTACTCGCTATGCACGGATAAAACTTTGCCGCTTGAAGAAGAGGATAATATTGCAAATTTATGGAAATACGGAAAAGAGTTTTTAGAAAACAATGCTTATATACGTTATGAAGTGTCTAATTTTTCATACAAAAATTCATATAAAAGTATACATAATGAGAAGTATTGGAAACTTCAAAACTATCTTGGAATAGGGCCCGGTGCATTCGGCTCCGTTTTTTTCGATTATTCACCTCAAAATCCGGCTTATGCAATAAGATTTTCGGCTTGTAAAAATATAAATAAATGGCTTTACGAAAAAGAGCGCAGTTCGGTTTACGACTATGAAAAAATTAACCGAACCGAGTGTATGGAAGAGTTTATTATGATGGGTTTACGCTTGATTGATGGTATTGAATTTAAGAATTTTTTTACCCGTTTCGGCCTTGATATAAGAGATGTAATAGGAAATACTATAGAAAAATGGAAGGCTTCAGACAATCTTGTTTTAACCGACAGCGGAATAAGGCTTACCGAAGAGGGGCTTAATTTTTTAAATAAATTTTTACTGGACGCTTTTGAGGAAATAAATAAACGGTTTTTGTAA
- the rd gene encoding rubredoxin, translating to MAIKYVCDLCGYVYDPATGDADTGIAAGTAFEDIPSDWVCPLCGAGKEAFEKVEV from the coding sequence ATGGCTATTAAGTATGTATGCGATTTATGCGGATACGTTTATGACCCTGCAACAGGGGACGCCGATACGGGAATTGCGGCAGGGACAGCCTTTGAAGACATTCCAAGCGATTGGGTATGCCCTCTATGCGGTGCAGGGAAAGAAGCTTTCGAAAAAGTTGAAGTCTGA
- a CDS encoding tetratricopeptide repeat protein: MLFKTYFFIFSLFVLLMPFFSCKTVQSSQKQDNSVSSEKTNLAVYPIGEGTILSIPAKDKLAEKRLDAKLSSNITKASPESLKNALLFIQNDSKGLTPENQLYLKVISALMYLVYPLKTEETKPSFSHDEEPYLYGLKNVNNGVYPYSMKKDDFLSLIIPPLILVSEKASQSEINSYKTDILERLTTAKNKYPESVLPPYLLGILSELENDNTAAMNFYKTAWNADNSCYPAGLKYGELAAEAGDGTVAVKIANFLSKNLEENVAVKLLYARGYIASSDLTKASENIITVLKKEPENISALLLRIRILIEQKEYLKANSLLDAYSTKNRTSKDYLLFRARIVKEWNKNTISAIEFLSEAYRLYPEDFNILLACAEICFETSQKIENRQAGFFIEKVLQKDPENTAAMYLLVKNNINLGDWEQAVFLGEKLNGKVSGNVNKELLVTAYLGAGKTEKALALSKQLYTSSKNPSNRFVGLYIEALYRSKNMQAVSQIIKEKLQTADSELKSILHYYNAKLSENNSEAYLSSLRSSLLANPRNKDSLFAMYEWYFKNKDYRKAKYYLGQVIALDPSNKKNTDLAENLNRLLAE; encoded by the coding sequence TTGCTTTTTAAAACATATTTTTTTATTTTTTCACTTTTTGTTTTGCTTATGCCGTTTTTTTCGTGTAAAACCGTGCAAAGCTCACAAAAGCAAGATAATTCCGTCTCTTCCGAAAAAACAAACCTTGCGGTATATCCCATAGGAGAAGGTACAATATTATCCATTCCGGCAAAAGATAAGCTTGCAGAAAAAAGACTTGATGCAAAACTTTCATCAAATATAACAAAGGCTTCTCCCGAATCTCTAAAAAATGCACTTCTATTTATTCAAAATGACAGCAAGGGTTTAACACCTGAAAACCAGCTTTATCTGAAAGTAATATCGGCTCTTATGTATTTGGTTTATCCTCTAAAAACCGAAGAAACAAAACCGTCTTTTTCGCATGATGAAGAACCGTACCTTTACGGTCTGAAAAATGTAAATAACGGAGTATATCCGTATTCCATGAAAAAAGATGATTTTCTTTCTCTTATAATACCGCCTCTTATTCTTGTTTCCGAAAAGGCTTCTCAGTCCGAAATAAACAGTTATAAAACCGATATTCTTGAAAGACTTACAACCGCAAAAAATAAGTACCCCGAATCCGTATTGCCGCCTTATCTTTTAGGTATTTTAAGCGAACTGGAAAACGATAATACGGCGGCAATGAATTTTTATAAAACCGCATGGAATGCCGATAATTCCTGTTATCCTGCGGGTTTAAAGTACGGAGAATTGGCTGCGGAAGCGGGAGACGGAACCGTTGCCGTAAAAATAGCAAATTTTCTTTCAAAAAATTTGGAAGAAAATGTTGCCGTAAAACTGTTATATGCCAGAGGTTATATAGCTTCCTCGGATTTAACTAAAGCAAGCGAAAATATTATTACGGTTTTAAAAAAAGAACCCGAAAATATTTCCGCCCTTCTTTTACGAATACGTATTTTAATTGAACAAAAAGAATATCTTAAAGCAAACTCTTTACTTGACGCATACTCCACTAAAAACAGAACATCAAAGGACTACCTTCTTTTTAGAGCAAGAATAGTCAAAGAATGGAATAAAAATACAATAAGCGCCATAGAATTTTTAAGCGAAGCTTATCGGCTTTACCCTGAAGATTTTAATATTCTTTTAGCTTGTGCGGAAATATGTTTTGAAACTTCTCAAAAAATAGAAAACCGTCAGGCGGGATTTTTTATAGAAAAAGTTTTACAAAAAGACCCTGAAAATACGGCGGCAATGTATCTTTTGGTTAAAAATAATATAAACTTGGGCGATTGGGAACAGGCCGTTTTTCTAGGTGAAAAACTGAACGGTAAAGTTTCAGGCAATGTAAACAAGGAGCTTTTAGTAACCGCATATTTGGGTGCGGGAAAAACCGAAAAAGCTCTTGCATTGTCAAAACAGCTTTATACATCTTCAAAAAATCCTTCAAACCGTTTTGTTGGTTTGTATATTGAAGCTCTTTACCGTTCAAAAAATATGCAAGCGGTTTCACAGATAATTAAAGAAAAACTGCAAACGGCCGATTCGGAATTAAAGTCCATTTTACATTACTACAATGCAAAGCTATCGGAAAACAACTCGGAAGCCTATTTATCCTCCCTTAGGTCAAGTCTTTTAGCGAATCCACGTAACAAGGATTCTCTTTTTGCAATGTATGAATGGTACTTTAAAAATAAAGATTACCGCAAGGCAAAATACTATTTGGGACAAGTAATTGCATTGGACCCGTCAAATAAAAAAAATACGGATTTGGCTGAAAACCTAAACAGATTACTTGCAGAATAA
- the cobT gene encoding nicotinate-nucleotide--dimethylbenzimidazole phosphoribosyltransferase, which yields MLLQKTLASITSVERSYEKKAKLFWDSLAHPPGSLGELEEITVRLAKIQKTLDLHIDKKVTIVFCADNGVYAEKITSQPQITTFFLSEIMHTGQTGLGAVSKWAKSDILVYDVGMIKTSKRTDIITEKLREGTGNIAAGPAMTAEECIHTIETGIRAAERIAKEGYDIAGIGELGICNTTTTAAVLSALYGIPPEKTVGRGASTTEAMYELKLKTVKKALQVNQPSQGDVIDCISKVGGFDIAAMCGCYIGLASLGIPAVMDGYISSLAALCACSLNHKIKDYLFPSHSSQEQGAKICAEKLGLSPCLNMKMRLGEGSGCPLFFNILEAAIFINKNMGRFTDTMINRTDLVDIRQD from the coding sequence GGTCTTATGAAAAAAAAGCGAAGCTGTTTTGGGACAGTCTTGCACATCCTCCGGGCTCTTTAGGCGAACTTGAAGAAATAACCGTAAGGCTTGCAAAAATTCAAAAAACCTTGGATTTGCACATTGACAAAAAAGTTACGATAGTATTTTGTGCCGATAACGGAGTTTATGCTGAGAAAATAACCTCTCAACCTCAAATTACGACATTTTTTCTTTCGGAAATTATGCATACCGGACAAACGGGACTGGGAGCCGTTTCAAAATGGGCCAAAAGCGATATTTTAGTATACGATGTGGGAATGATTAAAACAAGTAAAAGGACGGATATAATAACGGAAAAACTGAGGGAAGGAACCGGCAATATTGCGGCAGGACCTGCAATGACTGCGGAAGAATGTATACATACCATAGAAACAGGTATTAGGGCCGCCGAAAGAATTGCAAAAGAAGGTTACGATATTGCAGGTATAGGCGAATTGGGAATTTGCAACACAACGACAACGGCAGCAGTCCTTTCGGCTCTTTACGGTATACCGCCTGAAAAAACCGTAGGTCGCGGAGCGTCCACTACGGAAGCTATGTATGAGCTTAAATTAAAAACCGTAAAAAAAGCCTTACAGGTTAATCAACCTTCTCAAGGAGATGTAATAGACTGTATCTCAAAGGTGGGAGGCTTTGATATTGCGGCAATGTGCGGCTGTTATATCGGCTTAGCCTCTTTAGGTATTCCTGCCGTTATGGACGGTTATATTTCAAGTCTTGCGGCTTTATGCGCTTGCAGTTTAAACCATAAAATAAAAGACTATTTATTTCCTTCACACAGCTCTCAAGAACAGGGTGCAAAAATATGTGCCGAAAAACTCGGCCTTTCTCCATGTTTAAATATGAAAATGCGCTTGGGAGAAGGCAGCGGCTGTCCTCTCTTTTTTAATATCTTGGAAGCGGCAATCTTTATAAACAAGAATATGGGAAGATTTACCGACACTATGATAAACCGAACCGATTTGGTAGATATAAGACAGGATTAA